From the genome of Treponema peruense:
TAAAGGCATATTCCGAGGTAACCGCAAAGAACCTGGGCACATTCCACGTCTCCGAAAAAAGATGCCGCTACAGGAATTGCACAGGACAGTACAAGCGGAACAGAAAGCACTGCAAGCACAGAAAGTATTCTTGCAAAAACAGGAGTCCATTCACCGTAAGGCAGTCCCAGGTCTTTGTTCCACGAAGGAAGAACCGCCGCAAGAGCCGGAACTGCAAGAACACAGGCCTTTGGTATGGAAGCAAAAAAAGCGCGCATATCTGTTGTTCCCGCAGAAGAAAAAAAACGTCCCGCGGCAAAAAAGTCAAAGGAAAAGTAAAGGCACGAGACTGCGCAGACAATGTATGAAAGCGGGTTTGAAAGCAGTGAAAATACATATCTTTTGAAAAGAGCTTTCATTCTTCAGAACCTCCGCCGGCATTTGTTCCACAAAGCTTCAGATAGGCTTCTTCCAGGGTTGAACAGCCACATGATGTAGAAATTTCTGCTGCAGTTCCCGAAGCAAGAACTGTTCCGGCTGAAAGAATGTATATTTTTGAACACAAACGTTCTGCTTCTTCTATTCTGTGCGTAGAAAGAATTACCGCATTTTTTTTTGCATAACAGGCAATCGTTTTTCTTACCGACGCAGCCTGGGCCGGGTCAAGTCCGCCTGAAAATTCATCCAGAATCAAAAGACGCGGATTATGGCACAAAGCCTTTGCAAGACTTACGCGCTGGCAGTAACCCTTTGACAGGGAAGATATCCGTTTTGAAAATACGTCACCGAGCGAACATTCTTCCGTAACTTTTTCTACAGACCGAACTGCTTCATCTTTTTCAAGACCGTACAACGCGGCTTCAAAAAACAGCGTTTCTTTTACGGTAAGAGAACGGTCCAACTGCGGCACTTCGGGAACAAAACCGGCAGTTTTTCTAATCTGAGCGGGTTCTGAAAGTCCGAATACAGACACAAAACCCGACGTTGGGTAATGAACACCTGACAATGCTTTAAGAAGAGTTGACTTCCCTGCCCCGTTCGGTCCGAGAATTCCTGTTACCGAACCCGTGTCCGCGCTGAAGTCAAGATT
Proteins encoded in this window:
- a CDS encoding ABC transporter ATP-binding protein, coding for MLNESICVSSFTKIYSAKTRPACDNLDFSADTGSVTGILGPNGAGKSTLLKALSGVHYPTSGFVSVFGLSEPAQIRKTAGFVPEVPQLDRSLTVKETLFFEAALYGLEKDEAVRSVEKVTEECSLGDVFSKRISSLSKGYCQRVSLAKALCHNPRLLILDEFSGGLDPAQAASVRKTIACYAKKNAVILSTHRIEEAERLCSKIYILSAGTVLASGTAAEISTSCGCSTLEEAYLKLCGTNAGGGSEE